Within the Thermosynechococcus sichuanensis E542 genome, the region GGCCACAGGCGGCAGCGCATAGGTCAAAAAGTGCTCCAGAAAGAGGCGCACGCCAAAGTTGGTCATGGCACTGCCAAAGAAGACAGGGGTCATTTTCCCCTGATGCACCAGATCAAGGTCTAGCTCGGCACCCACGCCATCGAGCAGTTCCAGTTCATCCTTGAGTTGATTGTATTCCAAGCGATACGGCTCAATGTAGGGGTCAATGGCAGGGTCGCCAAGGGGAATGACGGTTTCAGCCGCAGCACGGCTACCGTGGGTGGTGCGCTCAAAGAAGTGAAAATTCTGCCGCAGGCGATCATAGACGCCGCGAAAGCGATCGCCCATCCCCAGAGGCCAGTTCACAGGATAGGGAATCAGCCCCAGCTCCTGCTCGATTTCATCAATCAGCTCAAGGGGTTCCCGCCCCGGCCGATCTAGCTTGTTGATGAATGTAAAAATCGGCAGGCCCCGCAGTTGGCACACCTCAAAGAGCTTACGGGTTTGGGGTTCTAGCCCCTTGGCCGCATCCACAAGCATCACGGCATTATCAGCCGCTGCAAGGGTACGATAGGTATCTTCACTAAAGTCTTGGTGGCCGGGGGTATCCAAGAGGTTAATCTGATAGCCTTGGTACTCAAACTGCAAGACCGTTGAGGTAATCGAAATCCCCCGTTGTTGCTCCATTTCCATCCAGTCAGAGGTGGCCTGCCGCTGTGCTCGTCGTGCTTTGACGGCTCCCGCCTCGTGAATGGCTCCACCGTAGAGCAGTAACTTTTCCGTCAGCGTCGTTTTCCCGGCATCCGGGTGGGAGATAATGGCAAAATTACGACGTCGTTTCACCTCTTGGGTGATTTCATGGTGCAAGTCACTGGTCATGGCAGAATTTGTAGCAGCTTTCCTAGTGTAACAGATAGGTTTTAATGACAACTAATAATGATAATAATTCGCTGCTGATTCTGGTCACTGGGGGCGCGGGCTATATTGGCAGCCATACCGTTTTGGCACTCCAGCAAGCTGGCTTTCAGGTGCTGATTTTAGATAGCCTTGAGCGAGGGCACCGCGATTTGGTCGAGTCCGTTCTCAAAACAGAACTCATTGTGGGTGACATTGGCGATCGCCCCCTCTTAGATTGGATTTTTCAAACCTATCCTGTGACGGCAGTGATGCACTTTGCTGCCTACATTGAAGTGGGCGAATCTGTCCGCTATCCCGATCGCTTTTATCAAAATAATGTTCACGGTGCCCTGACCCTCTTACAGGCGATGGTGGCCGCTGCGATTCCCTATTTTGTCTTTTCCTCCACCGCGGCGGTCTATGGCTTGCCCCCAGAGGTACCAATTCAAGAAACCTGTCCCTGTGCTCCCATTAATCCCTATGGTCGCTCCAAGTGGATGGTAGAGCAAATGGTGGGTGATCTAGGCAGTGCTTACGGCCTCAAGTCGGTGATTTTCCGTTACTTTAATGCAGCGGGTGCGGATCCCCACTCTCGGTTGGGGGAAGATCACCATCCAGAAACCCACTTAATTCCCCTTGTGTTACAAGCGGCCATGGGACAACGACCCTATATTTCCATCTACGGCATAGACTATCCCACCGCCGATGGCACGTGCATCCGCGATTACATCCATGTCGTGGATTTAGCCCAAGCCCATGTGCTGGGATTAAAATACCTCTTGAGCGGCGGCGACTCGGAAGTTTTTAACTTGGGGAATGGCCAAGGCTTCTCGGTGCGGCAAATTATTGAAACGGCTCAGAGGGTCACAGGTTGTTCGATTCCAGTCGTTGAGGGCGATCGCCGAGCAGGAGACCCCGCAATCCTCATTGCCAATAGCGATCGCGCCCGCCGTGTCTTAGGCTGGCAGCCCCAGTACCCCGGCCTTGAGCAGATCATTGATCACGCTTGGCGATGGCACCAACACCGCCACGGATAGGAAAAGATTGCGGCAACATAGACAAAAGACCTTCTGTCAAAACCACTATGAGCTGTAGCATTCTCCTTTCTTTTGTGGGTCATCAGGATCCCTACTCTGAAAAAACCAATCAAGAAGGCTCTATCGTTTCATTGGCAAAGTTTTTAGTCCAACAGCAACCGATCAAACGGGTTCTATTGCTCTATACGGGGGATTTTCAACAACGGGCGATCGATACCAAGGACTGGCTCGGCAGTGAGCTGCAAATCGCCGAGGAGGCAATTCACTTAGAAGTGGTCAGCAGGGAACTCTCCGCAGACCCGATTAATCCTGTCATTGCCGTCCAAGAGGCAAAACGCGCACTCACCCTAGCCAAGTATCATCAAACCGCCACAGACTGGCTAGACTTGAATGGTTCTTCTGGCACCCCGGTCATGAAAGCTGCTTGGAGCATTCTCCAAGCAATCGAGACGCGACGCCGACTCCGGCTGTGGCAAGTGCGCAATCCCCAAGAAATTCGACCGGGTCAAGAGCGGGTATTTGCAGTGGACTTAAATGTCTTTCGCCAAGCGTTGGATCGCCAAGGGATTCAACAGCAGTTGGACAGTTACGACTACCAAGGGGCTGAAATTTCCCTTAAGAATAGCTCTATTGAGGCGCCTCTGGCCTTGGCACTGATCCGCTATGGCAAATATCGCCTTGCCCGCAATTACCACCAAGCCTTTGATGCCATTAACCCCTACCACACCGAGATCGAGAGGCTCTGGTTTCAGGAAATCGCCCAACTGCGACAAAATAATCGCCATGCCCTCTTCCGAGACATCTACTTTCAAGTCGTTGGCCTATTTACAGTGGGGCGCTATGCCGAAGCCCTGATTTTGGCCATGAGTTTGTACGAAAACCTATTGCAATACTTTGTGCAAGAAAAGGTAGGGCTTGAGGTTACCACGGATGCAAGGGATCGAGACCAGAGCTTGAACCTACTGCAACGCCACGATCAGGGTCGGCTTTGGCAATATCTCAGGAGCTACCAGCGCAAAAATGGCGATCGCCTGTTCCTTGATACCGTGACGCGGGAGCTTTTGCTAGCCGTTTTACAGTATGATTCCCAAACAATGGAGCTTGCTCCTCACTTCCAGCAGATCGAAGCCTACTACCAGCAACGCAATAACGTTGTCCATCAACTGGCAGGACTGGCCAAGGTTGAGGATATGCAGGAAGAGGTGCTGAATGCCCTGAAACAGATATTGAGCAAAGTGTTACCCCAAGAGCAATTGTCCCTCAATCCCTTCAAGGCCTTAAACCACCTGATTGCTGAGCATCTCTCCCGCTGAAGCGATTCAATTGGCTGGATGAAGGATTTTGCGCCACGATGGTGATGACCTCAAATCCCCCGCGATCGCCCCTCAGATGATTTTCAAAGCCACGTGGATTGCGTAATCGATTATTAGGATCATAAATAAAACAAATTAATTTTCTAAAGCTCATTGCACTATGGCGATAGGCTTCTAGGTCTACTGCTAATTCTTGAAACAATTTCTTCTCATTGTTGTTTACTGAAGATACTTTTACTTCAATTGCAAACTTTTCATCAACAAGCATAAAGTCAATAAATCGACCATGGTAGTAGTGCTGAGGAATAGGGTACTCTCGTCTAATATCTGAGTTGGGAAACATATTTCTCAAGAGCTCTTCAAAGACAACTTGCACATCTTTCTCTTGGAAATTACTGGGAAGCTGTGAGTGTGCTTTACTGTAGAAATTGCGACATAGATCAAGAATTTGCTCTAGGGATGCTTGCTGGGAGTCATCTAAACTAACATCCGTTTTATCCCTTGGGGCGATCGCCCTTTGGGGTTGCTCACTAAGTAGAGCTTGCTGATTCTCTCGAATGGAAAACCAAGCCGCACTGAGACTAATTGAGACACCTCCCGTAGCTACAGCCATATTGCCATAGCCAATGCCCACGCCAGCACAGCCCAAGCCGAGTAGAACCGCCAGATCAGCCCACAGGCATTTGGTCGAGTACCCTAGAACACGCAAAATTTTTTCTCGCAGCATAGATTGATAAAATATTTTTGGGGTTAAGTTACCATGGCAATGTCCCTCAGAGCAAGACATAAACAATAATCCATGATTCATTAACTCCAAGACACACAAATAGCAAAAAGCCCACCCCAAGAGGCAGGCTGACCCATTCCATGAATTTTTTGTTCTTGCTAACAGCGTGATGCGCCTAAGAGCGCAGCAACGACCTAGAGACTATTCAAAAAGCCGATCAGACCGTGACCGGTGATCACTTCCAAGGCCAACAGGGAAATAAACCCAATCATGGCCAAGCGGCCATTGAAAAGTTCCGCGTAGGGAGTAAACCCAGCCTGCGGCTCACTCATCACGTACATTTTGGGTTCAATGGCAAAGTTGTTCATTTTGCCTTGATCATCAATGATGCTGCCACCTTTCATATTGGTACTCCGTTTGTTACAAAGTGTTTCATGTTCTTAATATAACTTAACACTTCTTTCGGGGAATGGCAAGGGCGACTGATTTTCTTAAGATTTACGGCTGATTCAGCAGTTCTTACTGGCCACAGGCATGTTTTAAGACAGCAGTGTGCTAAAGATGGGGGTGGGAATCACCCGCTGGTGTCATGAGTCGTTTCTCTTTCCTCCGTCTCTCTCAAGCTCCTAAACGTCAGGTAGGCGGGCATCGATCTGGGGTGGCCAAGTTTCTCCTGCAACCGCCACAATGGTTATCCCTTGCCTTGCGCTTGCGTGGCTCGGTTATTCCAGCCATTCTCTCAGAAGTGCTTTTTTGTGGGGGGTTTGGCCTCCTTGTTACAGTGATCGATCAATACGTGATCAATGTTCACTGGCCAGTGCTGGGCACTTTAATCCCTTCAATTGTGCTGGGGTTGCTCCTTGTGTTTCGCACCAACACTGCCTATGAGCGTTTTTGGGAAGGCCGCCGCCAATGGGGCAATATTGTCAATAACTCCCGTAGCTTGACGCGCTTGATGTGGACGGCCATTGACGAAAATAATCCCGAGGATCATCAAGGCAAAATTGATGCGGTTCATTTAGTGGGAGCGTTTGCGATCGCCACCAAGCAACACCTACGGGGGGAGTCCTTTGCTGAACTAGACCCCCTGCTCAAGCCCCACCAATACAAAGAACTGCAAACCGTACAAAATGTCCCCTTGCGCATTGCCCTGTGGATTGAGGATTATCTGCACCAACAACATCGCCGCGGCCACCTGTCCCTATATCAACTCACGTACATGGATGAACTGCTCGTGCAACTGGTGGATGCCATGGGGGCCTGTGAACGCATACTAAAAACACCGATGCCCCTTGCCTATGCCATTCATCTCAAACAGTTGTTATTCCTCTATTGCCTGTTACTGCCCTTTCAACTGGTGGATAACCTTGGGTGGTGGACCGGCTCAATGGTGGGACTAATTGCCTTTACCCTCTTTGGCGTTGAGGAAATTGGTATCGAAATTGAAAATCCCTTTGGCCGTGACCTCAATGATCTCCCCTTAGATGCAATTTGCCTAACAATGCAGCAGAATATCAATGACCTCATTAGTGCGCCTAGGCAGCGGCATCGCTCCCCTCAGCCTTTTTCCTAACGGATTCCCATGGGTAGTTGACCATGACTGCAACTGTGCTTTCCCCGCCGCCAGCAAGAGTTCATTACGCAGTGGTGCATCATCTACCGGGGCGGGTGCGGTTGCGAATTCCCCGCCTACAATATGACGATCGCTATGGGCGGCAACTGCAAGCTCTCTTTGCCCAAGAAGACAGTGTGCAACAAATTCGCCTCAACTTGCCCGCCGCTAGCTTGATTGTTCAATACAGTCCCGAAGCTGAAAACCCCCTTCACCGCTTTGGCCAATTGATTCAGGCCGCAGCAGATGAGCGTTTACCCCTAGCGGGGATGCTGCCCATTGATAAGTTGGTGTATTCCCCTTGGAACACCACTTACTTTATCAAGAAAATGGCGTTACCCACCTTGGCGCTGGCGATCGTGGCGCTGCTACCAGTACAAACCCCCTTCTACCCTGCCATTGTCGCCACTGTCATTGCGGTTGTGGCACTGCCCACCTTCCAAGCAGCCCTAGAGAGCCTCGAACACCGCCATCTCAACGTCACCCAACTGGAATCCCTCTGGACCATTCTGCATACGCTGCAAGGGGAATACATGGCGCCAGTCTTGGCTGCCTTTATGGGTCAAGTGGGCGGGTCGCTGCGGGACATGACCGCTCAAGTGGGGGAAAACCAAGTCTTTGACCCCCTCGATCAACAGCGGACCTATTGGGTAGAGCGGGGTGGCACTCGCCAAAATGTCTCTGTGCGCGAGCTACAGGTGGGCGATCGCGTGATTGTGGCCGCCGGATCTGCGGTGCCTGTGGATGGTACCGTGCTTTGGGGATCTGCGGTGATTCAGCGGCAGTTTCTCACGGGAGAGTCGGATCTATTGCCCTGTGAACCTGAGCAAACAGTGCTTGCCTCTTCCCTTGTGGTGCGGGGACAAATTTGCGTTGTTGCTGAAGCCGTCGGTGAAGAGACGCAGGTGGGCAAAACGCTGCAACTAGCTCGCCAAGCGCCCCAACTGGATACCCGCATTGAAAACTACGCTGAGGAAATCTCCAACCAAGCCATTTTGCCGGCAATGGGCGTTGCTGCCATTGTTTATGGGTTCACCTTGGATGCCCATCGGGCGATCGCCCCCCTGCAATTGGACTTTGGTGCCGGTATTGGCATTACCATTCCCACTGCCATTTTGGCAGCCCTCACCCATGCGCCCCATGTCGGGGTTTATTTTCGCAATGGCCGCGCCCTTGAACTCTTCTCACGGGTCAATGTCATTGTTTTTGACAAAACTGGCACGCTAACGGAAGTGAAGGGAACCATTGTGGGGGTGAATCTCCTCAAGCCCGGCCTAAGTGAGCAAACGCTGCTCTATTGGCTGGCAACCGTGGAACAGTCCATCAATCATCCCTTTGCCCTTGCCATCCTTGAGTATGCGGCTGAACGCGGGATTGAGGGGGGGATCTTTAGCAACTGGGTCTATGAGCCAGGGAAGGGGGTGGCGGCAACCGTAGAGGGGCAAGAGATTTTGGTGGGCACTCCCCAACTGATGCGCGATCGCCAAGTGCCCATTGATCTTGATGAACTGCGCACCCATGAAGGTGTGCTCTGGAACCGCTCCCTTGTGTGCGTTGCCTGTAATGGTGAACTGGTGGCACTGGTGTTCTATAGCAACCCTGTGCGTTCTGAAGCTGCTAGTGTGATTGCCGCTCTGCAACAGCGGGGCATTGAGTGCTATATGGTCACGGGGGATCACCACGAGGTGGCCAATGCGGTGGGCTATGCCACTGGCTTTCGTCTCGGTCAAATTTATACGAATATGCTGCCAGAGGACAAAGTCGAACTCTTGAAGAAGTTCAAAAATGGCGGCAAAAAAGTCGTGGCCTATGTGGGGGAAGGCTTTAATGATACGGCGGCAATGGCCTATGCCGATATTTCCATTACCCTTTCTGAAGGCAGTGATGCGGCGCGGCAAACCGCAGATATTCTCTTAATGAACAATAGCCTTGAGGGACTGGTGCAGGCGATCGCCCTCAGCCAAGAGGTGATGAACATTATCAATCAAAATATCGCCCTTGTGGTTATTCCCAATGTCAGTGTGGTTTTGGCGGGGGTCTTTTTGAGCTTGCATCCAGTCATTGCGGTTTTGATTAGCAATGGGGCAACCCTTTTGGCGGAACTGAATAGCCTGCGCATCCTCACCGACTATCGCCCCGTCCAGATTGAGCAGAAACCCAATAGGGGTCGCTCCCAAGCGGGGGTTCTCGATATTCCTTGGAAAAAACGCCCTCGCCGCAGTTTTGGTCATTTCGGCAGCAAGTTGAGTTCTGAGTCCCCGAGCAATGGCCACATCCCCTCAGAAACTTGACCAACAACTTCAGCAGGTCAATCAACGCCTCAAACTGGCGCAGTTGGGTCTGCAAATTGAACAACGCGGCCAACGCCTCAACCTGCGCGGTACCCTGCCGCCACGGCCGGGTAGTCATCGGCTCCGCCCCCACCAACAGCGTTTAAG harbors:
- a CDS encoding peptide chain release factor 3, translated to MTSDLHHEITQEVKRRRNFAIISHPDAGKTTLTEKLLLYGGAIHEAGAVKARRAQRQATSDWMEMEQQRGISITSTVLQFEYQGYQINLLDTPGHQDFSEDTYRTLAAADNAVMLVDAAKGLEPQTRKLFEVCQLRGLPIFTFINKLDRPGREPLELIDEIEQELGLIPYPVNWPLGMGDRFRGVYDRLRQNFHFFERTTHGSRAAAETVIPLGDPAIDPYIEPYRLEYNQLKDELELLDGVGAELDLDLVHQGKMTPVFFGSAMTNFGVRLFLEHFLTYALPPVAYKSDRGAIDPTQEHFTGFVFKLQANMDPKHRDRVAFVRVCSGKFEKDMTVSHARTGKTIRLSRPQKLFAQGRESLETAYAGDVIGLNNPGMFAIGDTLYVGPKLEYEGIPCFSPELFAYLRNPNPSKFKSFQKGVNELREEGAVQIMYSTDESKREPILAAVGQLQFEVVQFRLLHEYGVETRLDPLPYTVARWVLDGWEALAAIGRIFNAVTVKDSWGRPVLLFKNEWNLQQTMADHPKLRLSAIAPLATAVPA
- the galE gene encoding UDP-glucose 4-epimerase GalE, which gives rise to MTTNNDNNSLLILVTGGAGYIGSHTVLALQQAGFQVLILDSLERGHRDLVESVLKTELIVGDIGDRPLLDWIFQTYPVTAVMHFAAYIEVGESVRYPDRFYQNNVHGALTLLQAMVAAAIPYFVFSSTAAVYGLPPEVPIQETCPCAPINPYGRSKWMVEQMVGDLGSAYGLKSVIFRYFNAAGADPHSRLGEDHHPETHLIPLVLQAAMGQRPYISIYGIDYPTADGTCIRDYIHVVDLAQAHVLGLKYLLSGGDSEVFNLGNGQGFSVRQIIETAQRVTGCSIPVVEGDRRAGDPAILIANSDRARRVLGWQPQYPGLEQIIDHAWRWHQHRHG
- a CDS encoding chlorophyll a/b-binding protein, whose amino-acid sequence is MKGGSIIDDQGKMNNFAIEPKMYVMSEPQAGFTPYAELFNGRLAMIGFISLLALEVITGHGLIGFLNSL
- a CDS encoding bestrophin family ion channel is translated as MAKFLLQPPQWLSLALRLRGSVIPAILSEVLFCGGFGLLVTVIDQYVINVHWPVLGTLIPSIVLGLLLVFRTNTAYERFWEGRRQWGNIVNNSRSLTRLMWTAIDENNPEDHQGKIDAVHLVGAFAIATKQHLRGESFAELDPLLKPHQYKELQTVQNVPLRIALWIEDYLHQQHRRGHLSLYQLTYMDELLVQLVDAMGACERILKTPMPLAYAIHLKQLLFLYCLLLPFQLVDNLGWWTGSMVGLIAFTLFGVEEIGIEIENPFGRDLNDLPLDAICLTMQQNINDLISAPRQRHRSPQPFS
- a CDS encoding heavy metal translocating P-type ATPase, yielding MTATVLSPPPARVHYAVVHHLPGRVRLRIPRLQYDDRYGRQLQALFAQEDSVQQIRLNLPAASLIVQYSPEAENPLHRFGQLIQAAADERLPLAGMLPIDKLVYSPWNTTYFIKKMALPTLALAIVALLPVQTPFYPAIVATVIAVVALPTFQAALESLEHRHLNVTQLESLWTILHTLQGEYMAPVLAAFMGQVGGSLRDMTAQVGENQVFDPLDQQRTYWVERGGTRQNVSVRELQVGDRVIVAAGSAVPVDGTVLWGSAVIQRQFLTGESDLLPCEPEQTVLASSLVVRGQICVVAEAVGEETQVGKTLQLARQAPQLDTRIENYAEEISNQAILPAMGVAAIVYGFTLDAHRAIAPLQLDFGAGIGITIPTAILAALTHAPHVGVYFRNGRALELFSRVNVIVFDKTGTLTEVKGTIVGVNLLKPGLSEQTLLYWLATVEQSINHPFALAILEYAAERGIEGGIFSNWVYEPGKGVAATVEGQEILVGTPQLMRDRQVPIDLDELRTHEGVLWNRSLVCVACNGELVALVFYSNPVRSEAASVIAALQQRGIECYMVTGDHHEVANAVGYATGFRLGQIYTNMLPEDKVELLKKFKNGGKKVVAYVGEGFNDTAAMAYADISITLSEGSDAARQTADILLMNNSLEGLVQAIALSQEVMNIINQNIALVVIPNVSVVLAGVFLSLHPVIAVLISNGATLLAELNSLRILTDYRPVQIEQKPNRGRSQAGVLDIPWKKRPRRSFGHFGSKLSSESPSNGHIPSET